Proteins encoded together in one Anaerotignum propionicum DSM 1682 window:
- a CDS encoding ComEA family DNA-binding protein, which translates to MGSAVTVEELETRWTGEYKLFLPGTIGAININTANQETLESLPGVGKKLAKEIITYREKNGLFHGTEEMINVPGIGIKKLNAMKEYIIAE; encoded by the coding sequence ATGGGCTCTGCCGTTACGGTGGAGGAATTGGAGACCAGATGGACTGGGGAGTACAAGCTTTTTTTACCGGGCACAATTGGGGCAATTAACATTAATACGGCTAACCAAGAAACCTTGGAGTCTTTGCCCGGTGTGGGGAAAAAGCTTGCAAAGGAAATCATAACTTATCGAGAAAAAAACGGACTTTTTCATGGTACAGAGGAAATGATAAATGTCCCCGGAATTGGCATCAAAAAGCTGAATGCCATGAAAGAGTATATTATAGCTGAATAA
- a CDS encoding D-alanyl-D-alanine carboxypeptidase family protein — translation MKQSFLIFILSLSLTMPCFSAFGETIQGDSPTNPVTTETIKAPELNAEAAILMDATTGEILYEKNSKSKMYPASITKIMTVLLALEKGNLNDTITFSHDAVYSIEPGSAHIAMQEGEQITLEQALYGILLRSANEVANAVGEYVDGSIPAFAQHMTQRAKELGCESTNFLNANGLFDENHYTTAYDMACIARELLKQEAYQKMMSNTYYEIPPTNKQTETRYLHGQHQMLNPKSIYYYEYATGGKTGYTWEALNTLVTFAKKGDTQLIAVVLKCKGAEHYVDSKTLFEYGFSNFQTVKVFSARDYIKTVNVVETYKNKTTTLGSIQVVPKEDVYKTIAANTTLSDLKIDVNCPETIDAPISEGQEIGTITAKTGKDTITTSFVAQSAVAATSEEARLTQEKESKVKLLKTIGTISLGILLSCLIVFAMTRTIGHLKRKRRKRLRTLRRKKYRR, via the coding sequence ATGAAACAATCATTTTTAATATTTATTCTATCCTTGTCTCTAACTATGCCATGCTTTTCTGCCTTTGGCGAAACAATACAAGGGGATAGCCCAACAAACCCAGTAACAACTGAAACCATAAAAGCCCCTGAGTTAAACGCAGAGGCTGCCATCCTTATGGATGCAACCACAGGGGAAATATTATATGAAAAAAATAGTAAGAGCAAAATGTATCCCGCCAGCATTACAAAAATTATGACTGTGCTATTAGCCTTGGAAAAAGGAAATCTAAACGACACCATTACATTTTCCCATGATGCTGTTTACAGTATAGAACCCGGCAGTGCCCATATTGCCATGCAAGAGGGCGAGCAGATTACCTTGGAACAAGCCTTATATGGCATATTGCTCCGATCTGCCAACGAAGTGGCCAATGCCGTCGGGGAATACGTGGATGGATCCATCCCTGCCTTTGCCCAGCACATGACCCAACGTGCAAAGGAATTAGGCTGTGAATCAACAAATTTTTTGAATGCAAATGGTCTTTTTGATGAAAACCATTATACCACTGCCTACGACATGGCTTGCATCGCCAGAGAACTATTAAAGCAAGAAGCCTATCAAAAAATGATGAGCAATACTTATTATGAAATCCCACCAACAAATAAGCAAACAGAAACCCGTTATCTTCATGGACAGCATCAAATGCTTAACCCAAAATCCATTTACTACTATGAATATGCCACCGGAGGAAAAACAGGTTATACCTGGGAAGCACTTAATACACTGGTTACCTTTGCAAAAAAGGGAGATACCCAGCTCATCGCTGTTGTATTAAAATGTAAGGGTGCCGAGCACTATGTAGATTCAAAAACTTTATTTGAATACGGTTTCTCGAATTTTCAAACTGTAAAGGTTTTTTCTGCCCGAGATTACATAAAGACTGTAAATGTGGTGGAAACCTACAAAAATAAAACAACCACCTTGGGTAGTATTCAGGTTGTACCAAAGGAAGACGTTTATAAGACCATTGCGGCTAACACAACACTGTCAGACCTCAAAATTGATGTCAACTGCCCAGAAACGATTGATGCTCCTATTTCAGAGGGACAAGAAATAGGTACCATTACAGCAAAAACAGGAAAAGATACTATAACCACATCCTTTGTAGCTCAATCAGCTGTAGCCGCAACCTCTGAAGAAGCTCGTTTAACACAAGAAAAAGAATCAAAAGTGAAACTTCTTAAAACAATAGGTACCATTTCATTAGGGATTCTTCTATCATGCCTAATTGTCTTTGCAATGACACGTACTATCGGCCATTTGAAAAGAAAAAGGAGAAAAAGACTGCGTACTTTGCGCAGAAAAAAATATAGAAGATAG
- a CDS encoding ABC transporter ATP-binding protein: MKKQSDISKLFEYAGNFKYLTILSWVLSAASALVALLPFVYIWKFIKEVLEVAPNFNQAINLVHNGWMAVLFAALSMVIYIGALMSSHIAAFRVQSNIRSQAMGHITTLPLGFMDGIGSGKIRKIINESSAATESFLAHQLPDTFGAVATPLGLLFLLLYFDWRLGLLSLIPIVLSFVIMGLMAGPSMKGRMEEYQNALDQMSNEAVEYVRGIPVVKTFGQSVFSFKRFKASIENYEKWVLSYTKELRLPMLCYTTAINGVFAVLIGGALFFTSCGVTNEFLLNLLFYIIITPIITVTLNKIMYASENKMVVADALQRIESVMDLQPLIEAKIPKHPKNNSISLRDVSFRYKDSKRNVLDGINLNIASGEVVAFVGPSGGGKTTLASIIARFWDVKEGEVCVGGVNVKEIGKKDLMDAVSFVFQDSRLLKASILDNVLMGRPDATREAVLKALHAAQCDDIIEKLPNGIDTVIGAKGVYLSGGEQQRISIARVMLKNAPILILDEATAFADPDNEAKVQKAFSELSKGKTVIMIAHRLSTVTNAHRIFVLKDGKICESGSHDELMNDSVLYAQMWQEYNRAAQWKVGVIND, from the coding sequence ATGAAAAAGCAATCAGATATTTCAAAACTATTTGAATATGCAGGGAATTTTAAATACCTAACAATTCTATCTTGGGTATTATCTGCCGCCAGTGCACTGGTGGCACTTCTTCCATTTGTTTATATATGGAAGTTCATCAAAGAGGTATTGGAGGTTGCACCAAATTTTAATCAAGCTATCAATTTGGTACATAATGGTTGGATGGCTGTTTTATTTGCGGCTTTGTCTATGGTTATTTATATTGGCGCATTAATGAGCTCTCATATTGCCGCATTTCGGGTACAATCCAATATTCGCTCCCAAGCCATGGGGCATATAACTACCTTACCCCTAGGGTTTATGGACGGTATCGGCAGTGGCAAAATACGTAAAATTATCAATGAATCCAGTGCGGCAACAGAATCTTTTTTGGCACATCAATTGCCGGATACCTTTGGTGCCGTAGCAACTCCATTGGGTCTATTGTTTCTTTTATTGTATTTCGATTGGAGGCTGGGTCTTTTAAGTTTAATTCCTATTGTACTTTCTTTTGTAATTATGGGACTGATGGCCGGACCATCTATGAAAGGCAGAATGGAGGAATATCAAAATGCCCTAGACCAAATGTCTAACGAAGCAGTGGAATATGTACGTGGTATTCCCGTTGTAAAAACCTTTGGGCAGTCGGTTTTCTCCTTCAAACGCTTCAAAGCTTCCATTGAAAACTATGAAAAATGGGTATTGTCTTATACAAAGGAGTTGCGCCTGCCCATGCTTTGCTATACCACAGCAATCAATGGGGTTTTTGCCGTTTTAATTGGTGGGGCATTATTTTTTACATCCTGTGGCGTAACAAATGAATTTCTGCTAAATCTACTTTTTTATATCATTATTACACCAATTATCACAGTCACTTTGAACAAGATTATGTATGCAAGTGAAAATAAAATGGTGGTTGCAGATGCGTTACAGCGTATTGAAAGTGTCATGGATCTACAACCCCTGATAGAGGCTAAAATTCCTAAGCATCCAAAAAACAATTCTATTTCCCTACGGGATGTATCCTTCCGTTATAAGGATTCCAAGAGAAATGTCTTGGATGGAATCAACTTGAACATTGCCAGTGGGGAGGTTGTTGCTTTTGTAGGGCCTTCCGGTGGAGGAAAAACCACGCTAGCCAGCATCATTGCAAGGTTTTGGGATGTAAAGGAAGGGGAGGTTTGTGTTGGTGGCGTGAATGTGAAGGAGATCGGGAAAAAAGATTTGATGGATGCGGTTTCCTTCGTATTTCAGGATAGCCGTCTTTTGAAGGCTTCGATACTGGATAATGTGCTCATGGGAAGACCAGACGCTACCAGAGAAGCGGTATTAAAGGCGCTTCATGCGGCACAATGTGATGATATTATTGAGAAGTTGCCTAATGGAATTGATACTGTGATTGGTGCAAAGGGTGTGTATCTTTCCGGTGGAGAGCAACAGCGCATTTCCATTGCAAGGGTTATGCTGAAAAATGCTCCTATCTTAATTTTGGATGAGGCAACAGCATTTGCTGATCCTGATAATGAAGCAAAGGTTCAGAAAGCCTTTTCTGAATTGTCAAAAGGGAAAACTGTGATTATGATTGCCCATCGACTTTCCACTGTTACCAATGCCCATCGTATTTTTGTTTTGAAGGACGGTAAAATTTGCGAGTCCGGTAGCCATGATGAACTTATGAATGATTCCGTTCTTTACGCACAAATGTGGCAGGAATATAACCGTGCCGCTCAATGGAAGGTAGGTGTTATCAATGATTAA
- a CDS encoding ABC transporter ATP-binding protein — protein MIKYLQHKYALSEVGAKDMLKACVTCIFSNIALMLPISLLYYLTSDLMQGGVPDGRRAFYIAGSIICLILIFGTTYFQYNTTFLATYVESGKRRITLAEKLRKMPLSFFGKKDLSDLTSTIMADCASLETASSHWIPQLIGAIVSTILVAISLFFINWTMAVAALWVLPVAFLIVLFSSKVQHSLGVKEMAVKMACADGIQECLESVRDLRANNAEEIYLKGLNKKIKAVEKRSIITELGTAVFVASAQMVLKLGIATVALVGGFLLTEGSLDILTFFMFLLVVSRIYDPMQLALQNLAAMIATNVQCDRMNEILSHPIQTGIDRLSNKGYDIEFDHVGFGYLQKEQVLQDISFTAKQGEVAALIGPSGGGKTTVSRLASRFWDITKGKITVGGMDISEIDPECLMTLYSIVFQDVTLFNNSILENIRIGRMNATDDEVIAAAKLAHCDEFANKLPQGWNTLIGENGSELSGGERQRISIARAFLKDAPIILLDEATASLDVENESKIQESLSRLIQKKTVLIIAHRMRTVAGADKIVVLDGGYVAQQGKPEDLLAVQGIYQNMVRIQAETNHWKLV, from the coding sequence ATGATTAAGTATTTACAGCATAAATATGCCCTCTCTGAAGTTGGAGCGAAAGATATGCTAAAAGCCTGTGTCACTTGCATTTTTTCCAATATAGCGCTAATGCTTCCCATTTCCTTGCTCTATTATCTTACTTCCGATTTGATGCAAGGAGGGGTGCCTGATGGAAGAAGGGCGTTTTATATTGCAGGATCAATCATTTGCTTGATACTGATTTTTGGAACCACTTATTTTCAATACAACACTACATTTCTTGCAACATATGTGGAAAGCGGAAAAAGACGAATCACACTGGCTGAAAAACTGAGAAAAATGCCATTATCCTTCTTTGGGAAAAAGGATTTGAGTGATTTGACCAGCACAATTATGGCGGATTGTGCTTCGCTGGAAACGGCATCATCCCATTGGATTCCTCAATTAATTGGGGCAATTGTTTCTACAATTTTAGTTGCAATCAGCCTGTTCTTTATTAACTGGACTATGGCCGTGGCAGCTCTTTGGGTACTTCCTGTTGCTTTTCTTATAGTGCTGTTTTCATCGAAGGTACAGCATTCCTTAGGGGTTAAAGAGATGGCTGTGAAAATGGCATGTGCTGATGGCATTCAGGAGTGTTTGGAATCTGTAAGGGATTTGCGGGCAAATAATGCGGAAGAAATATATCTAAAAGGATTAAATAAAAAGATTAAGGCCGTAGAAAAACGTTCCATTATTACAGAGCTTGGTACTGCTGTTTTTGTGGCATCAGCACAAATGGTTTTAAAACTGGGTATTGCCACGGTAGCTTTGGTGGGAGGATTTTTGTTGACAGAGGGAAGCCTTGATATTTTGACCTTTTTTATGTTTTTATTAGTGGTATCTAGGATCTATGATCCAATGCAGTTAGCTTTGCAAAATCTGGCGGCTATGATTGCCACAAATGTTCAATGCGATCGGATGAATGAAATTTTATCCCATCCCATTCAAACAGGAATTGACCGCTTGAGCAATAAAGGCTATGATATTGAATTTGACCATGTAGGTTTTGGATACCTTCAGAAGGAGCAGGTGCTTCAAGATATCTCCTTTACTGCAAAGCAAGGGGAGGTAGCAGCTTTAATTGGACCTTCCGGTGGCGGGAAAACAACGGTGTCAAGACTTGCTTCACGGTTTTGGGATATCACGAAGGGTAAGATTACAGTGGGTGGAATGGACATTTCTGAAATTGACCCTGAATGCCTCATGACTCTATATTCTATTGTTTTTCAGGATGTAACATTGTTTAATAATTCTATTTTGGAAAATATCCGCATCGGTCGGATGAATGCAACAGATGATGAGGTGATCGCCGCAGCAAAGCTTGCCCATTGTGATGAATTTGCTAATAAACTGCCCCAAGGCTGGAACACCTTAATAGGCGAAAATGGCTCAGAGCTTTCAGGAGGAGAAAGGCAGCGCATTTCCATTGCCCGTGCATTTTTAAAGGATGCCCCTATCATTTTACTGGATGAGGCTACGGCTTCCCTTGATGTGGAGAATGAATCTAAAATTCAAGAGTCTCTTTCTCGCCTGATTCAGAAAAAGACTGTTTTAATTATCGCCCATCGTATGCGCACGGTTGCGGGTGCCGATAAAATTGTAGTACTAGATGGTGGTTATGTTGCGCAACAAGGAAAGCCGGAAGATTTGCTTGCAGTACAGGGGATTTATCAGAACATGGTGCGAATTCAGGCAGAAACGAATCATTGGAAATTAGTTTAG
- a CDS encoding helix-turn-helix transcriptional regulator gives MTATEREKNLYGRSVQIVSRSEEQIVYKLTDKSGDVLMTSYQIFPGVELIYNDVHARRCYVERAPRGNYIEINHCREGRIEFTFHEDYFYLTKGDFSLNVKHESPHESYFPLSHYHGVSVLIDLDRAPENLNCILEDINVSPKELGEKFCNDSFCFIARPTAQLEHLFWELYSVPISIRKGFFKIKVLELLLHLFHYEDTSQNEICKRSVKRSSVNLAKNVCNYLTEHMESHITITELGEIFHVSQTTLKKSFKDVYGVSIYSFIRRQKMQVAALLLRQTESTVLEIAGKCGYDNGSKFAGAFKNVIGMTPNEYRNTHVEEDILHFGAVYVEN, from the coding sequence ATGACTGCCACAGAAAGAGAAAAAAACTTGTATGGCCGTTCTGTGCAGATTGTATCTCGCTCAGAAGAGCAAATTGTGTATAAGTTGACAGATAAATCAGGGGATGTGCTCATGACAAGCTATCAAATATTTCCGGGAGTTGAACTAATCTATAACGACGTTCATGCCAGAAGATGTTATGTTGAGCGTGCACCCAGAGGAAATTATATAGAAATTAATCATTGTCGTGAAGGGCGTATTGAGTTTACATTTCATGAAGATTATTTCTATTTAACAAAAGGAGATTTTTCCCTGAATGTAAAACATGAATCACCCCATGAATCTTATTTTCCCCTCAGTCATTATCATGGGGTTTCTGTTTTGATTGATCTTGATAGAGCTCCAGAAAATCTGAATTGCATTTTGGAGGATATTAATGTTTCTCCCAAGGAATTGGGGGAAAAGTTCTGCAATGACAGCTTTTGTTTCATTGCCCGCCCCACAGCGCAATTAGAGCATTTATTTTGGGAATTATATTCTGTTCCCATCAGCATTCGCAAAGGTTTTTTTAAAATTAAGGTGTTAGAGCTGTTATTACATTTATTTCATTATGAGGATACTTCCCAGAATGAGATTTGCAAACGAAGTGTAAAAAGATCCAGTGTAAATCTGGCGAAAAATGTATGCAATTATTTGACAGAGCATATGGAGAGTCATATTACCATTACGGAGCTTGGGGAGATATTTCATGTATCTCAGACCACCTTGAAAAAAAGCTTTAAAGATGTTTACGGCGTTTCTATATATTCTTTTATTCGAAGGCAGAAAATGCAGGTTGCGGCTTTGCTGTTACGACAGACTGAGAGTACAGTTTTGGAAATAGCAGGAAAATGCGGTTATGATAATGGGAGCAAATTTGCGGGTGCTTTTAAAAATGTGATTGGGATGACTCCAAATGAATATCGAAATACCCATGTTGAGGAAGATATTTTGCATTTTGGTGCTGTTTATGTTGAGAATTAA
- a CDS encoding GerMN domain-containing protein: MAKLKKVISIIVIVGMALLVIVSVGLFLKEQFFDDGESTTELYYMSANGKMKATEIDIQTGSEVDMIHAILEDLRAGVKSDGIKPTIPPALGVNSVVIAENVATIDFNSAYYGLSSVDEVICRSSIVWSLTSLKFLNSVVFTVEGVPLKSRTGEVYGEMNRENVLIDPSVSATTTEYAILKLYFSNADATDLIVEDRVVEVNANQPREKTILEQLIAGPKEKGNYATIPTETKIMDITTTSDGVCYVNLSQEFVAKHNGGSTGELLTIYSIVNSLSELDNVKKVQFLIEGEKVEAFKGHIDFSTPFVAVKSLKTVS, from the coding sequence TTGGCAAAACTAAAAAAAGTAATTTCTATTATTGTAATTGTAGGGATGGCTTTACTGGTTATCGTTTCAGTGGGTTTATTTTTAAAGGAACAATTCTTTGATGATGGGGAAAGTACCACTGAGCTTTACTATATGAGTGCCAATGGAAAAATGAAAGCAACGGAAATAGATATCCAGACGGGGTCTGAGGTTGATATGATCCATGCAATTTTGGAGGATTTAAGAGCTGGAGTGAAGTCAGATGGAATTAAACCTACGATTCCTCCGGCTTTGGGAGTAAACTCTGTTGTCATCGCAGAAAATGTTGCTACGATAGACTTTAATTCCGCTTACTATGGCTTAAGCAGTGTGGACGAAGTGATTTGCCGCTCATCTATTGTATGGTCGCTGACTTCCCTTAAGTTTTTGAATTCTGTGGTGTTTACCGTAGAGGGTGTACCCCTGAAATCAAGAACTGGCGAAGTCTATGGGGAAATGAATCGTGAGAATGTATTGATTGATCCTTCTGTTTCAGCTACCACAACGGAATATGCTATTTTGAAATTATATTTCTCCAATGCCGATGCCACAGACTTGATAGTGGAAGATCGGGTAGTTGAAGTTAATGCAAATCAACCAAGAGAAAAAACAATATTAGAACAGCTGATAGCGGGGCCTAAGGAAAAAGGCAACTACGCAACGATACCAACTGAAACAAAAATTATGGATATAACCACCACCAGCGATGGTGTTTGCTATGTAAACTTAAGTCAGGAATTTGTTGCAAAACACAATGGAGGCTCAACAGGAGAATTGCTTACAATCTACTCTATTGTTAATTCTCTTTCAGAGTTGGATAATGTGAAAAAGGTTCAATTTCTGATTGAGGGGGAAAAAGTAGAGGCCTTCAAAGGCCATATTGATTTTAGCACCCCTTTTGTTGCTGTTAAGAGTTTAAAAACGGTAAGTTAA
- a CDS encoding sensor histidine kinase, which yields MNPNTFLQNGELVIILIKSKQPERKEKKPHFLSLRWILLATYVVVGIVPLLLIASTILHSVQDYFIEERKKELLSEANVISGQITSHDYMFNKDDRDSLEETMLEMSHQNDFRVLVLDSSCLVVYDTGYSEVGKTVFISEVIEALGNKDIARVQEDGVVYAAVSISGSNNSRVGVVLVSDDLSDISVTVSNIAKKGNLLLAGLAIIVIIIMIIMSQIFTEPIKKLIKVIQKMSEGHFEQRVQVHSQIHNEMVDLALACNQMADQLEKVESTRQQFVSNVSHELKTPLSSIKVLSESILLQEDVPKEMYVEFLHDINSEVDRMAAIINDLLTLVKLDQKEVPLNFKELDLNEMLEGIIKRLLPLAKEKNIHIRYEKVKDITATVDEMKLTLAVANLVDNAIKYTPEGGEVEMKLDADHQNVFISVADTGIGIPDDEVARVFERFYRVDKTRDRETGGTGLGLSITHSTIMMHNGSIKVYSKEDEGTTILVRIPIRQNVS from the coding sequence GTGAACCCAAATACATTTTTACAAAATGGGGAGTTGGTTATTATTTTAATTAAGAGTAAACAACCTGAACGGAAAGAGAAGAAACCTCATTTTCTTAGCTTGCGTTGGATTCTCTTGGCCACCTACGTTGTGGTAGGTATTGTTCCTCTGCTTTTAATTGCAAGTACTATACTACATTCCGTACAGGATTATTTTATTGAAGAACGGAAAAAGGAATTACTCAGCGAGGCAAATGTGATCTCCGGGCAGATAACCTCCCATGATTATATGTTTAATAAGGATGATCGGGATTCATTGGAAGAGACCATGCTAGAGATGAGCCATCAAAATGATTTTCGAGTTTTGGTATTAGATTCCTCTTGCTTGGTAGTGTATGATACCGGTTACAGTGAAGTTGGAAAGACGGTTTTCATCTCCGAAGTCATAGAGGCTTTAGGGAATAAGGATATTGCCAGAGTGCAGGAGGATGGCGTGGTCTATGCGGCAGTTTCCATTTCCGGAAGCAACAACAGCCGTGTGGGTGTGGTTTTGGTTTCTGATGATTTGAGTGATATTTCGGTGACTGTAAGCAATATTGCAAAGAAGGGTAACTTGCTTTTGGCAGGCCTTGCCATTATTGTGATAATCATCATGATTATTATGTCTCAAATTTTTACAGAGCCAATCAAGAAGCTGATCAAAGTCATTCAAAAAATGTCTGAGGGCCATTTTGAACAAAGGGTTCAGGTGCATTCTCAAATTCATAATGAAATGGTGGATTTGGCCTTGGCATGTAATCAAATGGCGGATCAGCTTGAGAAGGTGGAGTCTACAAGACAGCAGTTTGTTTCTAATGTTTCTCATGAATTAAAAACGCCGCTAAGCTCTATTAAGGTTTTAAGCGAATCCATCTTACTGCAAGAGGATGTGCCGAAAGAAATGTATGTTGAATTTCTCCATGATATTAATTCCGAGGTTGATAGAATGGCGGCAATTATTAATGATCTTTTGACTTTGGTTAAACTGGATCAAAAAGAGGTTCCTTTGAACTTTAAAGAATTGGATTTGAATGAGATGCTGGAGGGGATTATCAAGAGGCTTCTTCCCTTGGCAAAAGAAAAAAATATCCACATTCGTTATGAAAAAGTAAAAGATATCACAGCCACAGTAGATGAAATGAAGCTGACCTTAGCTGTTGCAAATTTAGTTGATAATGCAATTAAATATACGCCTGAGGGCGGTGAAGTGGAAATGAAACTGGATGCAGATCATCAAAATGTTTTTATTAGTGTGGCAGATACAGGAATTGGTATTCCTGATGATGAGGTAGCCAGAGTTTTTGAGAGATTTTACCGTGTAGACAAAACTCGAGATAGAGAAACAGGAGGCACGGGTTTGGGACTTTCTATCACCCATAGTACAATTATGATGCACAATGGGAGCATAAAGGTTTACAGCAAGGAGGATGAAGGTACTACCATATTGGTGCGAATTCCGATACGTCAAAATGTATCATAA
- a CDS encoding SH3 domain-containing protein, which produces MIITKALKHVCITTSMIMAASTVAFAADAGQATDSAVNVRKEANAGADVVGKIDKGSEYTVVGKSGDWYQISYEGENAFVSADYFELTKTDAVATGSSINVRKAPSASADSLGKLKEGQEVVVTGQSGDWYRIELDGETAYVSKDYISGDLLTKITSVASAATENAGQEIEDTYGVVTSSSGVKLRKEASMISIVLEVLPYGAEVNVDRVGQDWVRVVTDDGVKGYVSSEFLSVRKGERTTRSKDSSKGAEVVSFAKQYIGTPYVWGGTNLSKGVDCSGFVYAVMKNYGINLNRSSYSMVSNGVEVSKSDLQAGDLVFFNTGGNSGISHVGIYMGDGNYIHSTDGAAYGVTTTSLSSSYSANTYVTARRVIR; this is translated from the coding sequence ATGATAATTACCAAGGCGTTAAAGCATGTTTGTATTACAACATCAATGATTATGGCTGCTTCCACAGTGGCTTTTGCTGCAGATGCGGGACAAGCTACCGATTCTGCTGTAAATGTTAGAAAAGAAGCGAATGCTGGGGCTGATGTTGTTGGGAAAATAGATAAAGGCTCTGAGTATACGGTGGTTGGAAAAAGTGGAGACTGGTATCAAATCTCTTATGAAGGTGAGAACGCTTTTGTTTCTGCTGACTACTTTGAATTGACAAAAACAGATGCAGTGGCTACAGGCAGCAGCATTAATGTTAGAAAGGCACCTTCGGCTTCGGCAGATTCCTTAGGCAAGTTAAAGGAAGGACAAGAGGTAGTTGTTACTGGTCAAAGCGGCGATTGGTATCGCATTGAGCTTGATGGAGAAACTGCCTATGTTAGCAAGGATTATATCTCAGGAGATCTTTTAACTAAAATTACTTCCGTTGCATCCGCAGCTACAGAAAATGCAGGACAGGAAATAGAGGATACCTATGGTGTGGTTACTTCCTCATCAGGCGTTAAGCTTCGTAAAGAGGCATCTATGATTTCCATTGTTTTAGAAGTATTGCCTTATGGTGCGGAAGTGAATGTTGATCGTGTTGGACAAGACTGGGTTAGAGTTGTAACGGATGATGGTGTAAAGGGTTATGTTAGTTCAGAATTCCTTTCTGTACGTAAAGGCGAACGCACCACCAGATCCAAGGATTCTTCCAAAGGTGCAGAGGTTGTTTCTTTTGCTAAGCAGTACATTGGTACACCTTATGTTTGGGGTGGAACAAATCTTTCTAAAGGCGTAGATTGCTCCGGTTTTGTTTATGCAGTTATGAAAAATTATGGAATCAATCTGAATAGATCTTCTTACTCCATGGTTTCTAATGGAGTTGAGGTTTCCAAGTCTGATTTGCAGGCGGGAGATTTGGTTTTCTTTAATACAGGCGGCAACAGCGGAATCTCTCATGTTGGAATTTATATGGGTGATGGTAATTATATTCACTCAACAGATGGTGCGGCTTATGGCGTAACAACCACTTCTTTAAGCAGCAGCTATAGCGCAAATACATATGTTACAGCAAGACGTGTAATTAGATAA
- a CDS encoding response regulator transcription factor has product MAFHVLVVDDEKLIVKGIKFSLEQDGMEVTPAYDGEEALQLIKSSSFDLIVLDVMLPKMDGLQVCQQVREFSQVPIIMVTAKGEDMDKIMGLEYGADDYITKPFNILELKARIKAILRRSVKKGPAEGVAKNILKARDLELSYDSRRVFIQGKEINLTAKEFDLLELLMENPGKVYSREKLLDTVWGYDYPGDVRTVDVHVRRLREKIEANPSEPKYIFTKWGVGYYFN; this is encoded by the coding sequence ATGGCATTTCATGTTTTGGTTGTGGATGATGAAAAACTCATTGTAAAAGGTATAAAGTTCTCTTTGGAGCAAGATGGTATGGAGGTTACCCCTGCCTATGATGGCGAGGAAGCCTTGCAGTTGATTAAATCCTCCAGCTTTGATTTGATTGTATTGGACGTAATGTTGCCCAAAATGGATGGGTTGCAGGTTTGCCAGCAGGTAAGAGAGTTTTCTCAGGTGCCTATCATTATGGTTACGGCAAAAGGCGAAGATATGGATAAAATTATGGGATTGGAGTATGGTGCGGATGACTATATTACAAAACCCTTTAATATTTTGGAGTTGAAGGCGAGAATCAAAGCTATTTTACGCCGTAGTGTGAAGAAAGGTCCCGCGGAGGGTGTTGCCAAGAATATTTTAAAGGCAAGGGACTTGGAACTTTCTTATGATAGCCGCCGTGTGTTTATTCAAGGCAAAGAAATTAATCTTACAGCCAAGGAATTTGATTTATTGGAGCTTTTGATGGAGAATCCCGGGAAAGTTTACAGCCGGGAAAAGCTGCTAGATACTGTATGGGGTTATGACTACCCGGGGGATGTGCGTACGGTTGATGTTCATGTCCGTCGACTAAGGGAGAAAATTGAAGCAAATCCCAGTGAACCCAAATACATTTTTACAAAATGGGGAGTTGGTTATTATTTTAATTAA